In the genome of Desulfofarcimen acetoxidans DSM 771, one region contains:
- a CDS encoding Ig-like domain-containing protein: MSKKRILLLFFALLFVCLLIPVAGWAAGGTWPQFQNDLYNDGLTTDSAPLSSASVAWQQQVGNTSMAGINHTPLVAGGSVFAMDAFGKLWSFDMKTGTEKWSTQLSCSIKQFQLSTPAYDSGKLYAATNDGHVYALDAGSGSILWDIPLQLASKYSQLNTPVKYVDGKIYIGAWNPDSASNEFYYCLDAVTGAPGIGGQYQMQNSACGGGYYWTGACIVGKYMIFGSERSTLTCLDKDTGALISSVSLKVYSSGAKEIRSSVSYDSTTGMVFLTDQGGNCWSFKFDSDSGNLIYLWNKTIDKTSTSTPAVYDGKLYVGSGTYASRGGLYCLDEQTGSELWNFMPTGDGEVSVPGVQASPAIAVQNGTPYIYFASICENSLVYCLDQNGNQVWQFAVPNYTYTTTSIAVADGWLYLGNDYGWLYALKGTAVPVTGVSLNKTTDTITVGATDTLIANIAPVNATNQSVTWVSDNTAAAAVDQSGKVTAVAQGTANVTATTADGGYTATCVVTVTGGGGGGGSSTTSKVNLVIKDKNGSTRFNNNISVQAGDTVMDVLFAAAEKDSAIDPQVEWENAYIMGGYVWSIYGVESPWGKMSEGWVFQVNGVMSNKGAAKYIVSDGDNILWEWSAMEPVTGITLDKTSSTVNVGGTVQLNANIKPANASNRSINWTSDNTAVATVDSDGKVTGVSAGSAKITAATADGGYKATCVVTVQAAAGGSASTTGSGISLNKTTDTIKIGATDQLTVTISATGVSDQDIKWASDNTTVATVDSKGMVTGVSVGTAKITAATADGRYTATCVVTVQSVEPAQQVQQTVQPQSQTQSQSAVAFEDLQAGYWAREAIEYMVAGGYLKGYEDGTFRPDQPITRAEFTALTVKVMGLQEADGRDIFKDVHSGDWYYDIVNIAFTHDLVSGYGDGMFGPNEPVTREQVVSMISRVLAQKEGQQKETAVKDEILQQFNDAGEISDWARPAVAIVINKGIVNGYEDGTFRPNSPATRAECVVMLRKLLP; this comes from the coding sequence ATGTCTAAAAAGAGGATTTTACTTCTATTTTTTGCACTTTTGTTTGTTTGCCTGCTGATTCCGGTTGCGGGATGGGCCGCCGGAGGCACATGGCCGCAGTTTCAAAATGATCTCTACAATGATGGACTGACCACTGATTCGGCTCCGCTGAGCAGCGCTTCTGTAGCCTGGCAGCAGCAGGTTGGGAACACCTCTATGGCGGGCATTAACCATACCCCCCTGGTTGCCGGGGGCAGTGTTTTTGCCATGGATGCATTTGGAAAGTTATGGTCATTTGATATGAAAACAGGGACTGAGAAATGGTCCACTCAATTGAGCTGCTCTATAAAGCAATTTCAACTTTCCACGCCGGCCTATGACAGCGGCAAGCTGTATGCGGCCACCAACGATGGGCATGTTTATGCTCTGGACGCCGGCAGCGGGAGTATTTTGTGGGATATACCGCTGCAGTTGGCATCAAAGTACAGCCAACTGAACACGCCGGTTAAGTATGTTGACGGGAAGATTTACATTGGAGCCTGGAATCCTGATTCCGCTTCTAACGAGTTTTATTATTGCCTGGATGCTGTTACCGGTGCTCCGGGAATTGGCGGTCAGTACCAGATGCAGAATTCGGCTTGCGGAGGTGGATATTACTGGACCGGCGCTTGTATTGTGGGTAAGTACATGATTTTTGGTTCCGAGCGGTCGACACTTACCTGTCTTGATAAAGATACCGGTGCCTTGATTTCTTCCGTGAGTCTGAAGGTATACAGCAGCGGAGCCAAGGAAATACGCTCCTCCGTAAGCTATGATTCCACAACAGGCATGGTCTTTCTGACTGATCAGGGCGGTAATTGCTGGTCCTTTAAATTCGACTCGGACAGCGGTAATCTGATCTATCTGTGGAACAAGACTATTGATAAAACCAGCACTTCGACCCCGGCGGTATATGACGGCAAGCTTTACGTGGGCAGCGGAACCTATGCTTCCAGGGGCGGTCTTTACTGTCTGGACGAGCAGACAGGAAGCGAGCTTTGGAACTTCATGCCCACCGGTGACGGGGAAGTTTCGGTACCGGGCGTACAGGCATCACCTGCAATAGCCGTGCAAAATGGAACCCCGTACATTTATTTTGCCTCAATTTGTGAGAATTCTCTGGTTTATTGCCTGGATCAAAACGGTAATCAAGTCTGGCAGTTTGCCGTTCCCAATTATACTTACACTACTACCAGCATCGCCGTGGCTGATGGTTGGTTGTATTTGGGCAATGACTACGGGTGGTTGTATGCTTTAAAGGGAACAGCAGTTCCGGTCACGGGAGTTTCTCTTAACAAAACCACCGACACCATTACTGTCGGAGCAACAGACACGCTCATAGCCAATATCGCTCCGGTTAATGCCACAAATCAGAGCGTGACCTGGGTTTCTGACAATACTGCAGCAGCTGCCGTGGATCAGAGCGGAAAGGTTACGGCGGTGGCTCAGGGGACAGCCAATGTTACTGCTACCACGGCGGACGGTGGTTATACAGCAACTTGTGTTGTAACAGTCACCGGTGGTGGTGGCGGTGGCGGCTCATCGACAACGAGCAAGGTGAATCTTGTCATTAAAGATAAAAACGGAAGTACTCGCTTTAATAACAATATAAGTGTTCAGGCGGGAGATACCGTTATGGATGTCTTATTTGCCGCGGCAGAGAAGGATTCGGCTATCGATCCCCAGGTGGAATGGGAAAACGCCTACATTATGGGGGGTTATGTATGGAGCATCTACGGTGTGGAAAGTCCCTGGGGGAAAATGTCTGAAGGATGGGTATTTCAGGTAAACGGTGTCATGTCAAATAAAGGTGCGGCCAAATATATCGTCAGCGATGGCGACAACATTTTATGGGAATGGAGTGCAATGGAACCGGTTACGGGAATTACTCTGGACAAGACCAGCAGCACTGTCAATGTGGGCGGCACTGTCCAATTGAATGCCAATATTAAACCAGCAAATGCCTCCAATAGGAGTATTAACTGGACCTCCGACAACACTGCAGTAGCTACCGTCGATAGTGACGGCAAGGTTACCGGCGTGTCCGCCGGCTCCGCCAAAATCACTGCCGCCACTGCTGACGGCGGTTATAAGGCGACCTGTGTGGTTACTGTTCAGGCCGCAGCCGGAGGATCGGCCTCAACGACAGGGTCAGGAATAAGCTTGAACAAGACCACTGACACGATTAAAATTGGAGCCACAGATCAATTGACAGTGACGATCTCTGCAACCGGTGTTTCAGATCAGGATATCAAATGGGCATCCGACAATACCACAGTGGCTACCGTCGATAGCAAGGGCATGGTTACCGGAGTTTCCGTCGGTACCGCTAAAATCACCGCCGCAACGGCAGACGGCAGATATACAGCGACTTGTGTGGTTACTGTTCAGTCTGTTGAGCCGGCGCAGCAGGTTCAACAGACCGTTCAGCCGCAATCTCAAACTCAATCCCAGTCTGCAGTTGCATTTGAAGACCTGCAGGCAGGCTATTGGGCCAGGGAAGCTATTGAATATATGGTTGCCGGAGGTTATCTGAAGGGATATGAGGATGGTACTTTCAGGCCTGATCAGCCCATAACCAGGGCGGAATTTACTGCTTTAACGGTGAAAGTAATGGGTTTGCAGGAAGCAGATGGCAGAGACATATTTAAGGATGTGCATTCCGGTGACTGGTATTACGATATTGTGAACATCGCCTTTACACATGATTTGGTTTCCGGCTACGGGGATGGCATGTTTGGCCCTAACGAACCGGTTACCCGGGAACAGGTAGTGTCAATGATCAGCCGTGTTTTAGCGCAAAAAGAGGGCCAGCAGAAGGAGACAGCAGTAAAAGATGAAATATTGCAGCAATTCAATGATGCCGGGGAGATTTCCGATTGGGCCCGGCCTGCTGTGGCCATAGTGATCAACAAGGGTATAGTCAATGGATATGAAGACGGTACCTTCAGGCCGAATTCGCCCGCTACCAGGGCCGAATGTGTAGTAATGCTCAGAAAGTTGCTGCCCTAG